One genomic segment of Plasmodium vivax chromosome 9, whole genome shotgun sequence includes these proteins:
- a CDS encoding hypothetical protein, conserved (encoded by transcript PVX_091652A) — protein MNSSVEVPPLDALSIAPKAGDVQDDEHVDDVDTELEDKYIKNYKVTRESKFAFFVLGLLTLCGLRSFIVSKLAFAPPPVKGYTVQDNQFLYKNPFSRYDINELLELNNVGVKYNRIVSGTDEVASILLYRKPLDLNKQTILYSHGNNTDMGHSFPAYINLIFQTNANIVTYDYSGYGYSNKKPTEMNMYRNIKMVYKFLTDDLHIDPMKIILYGYSIGSCASSYLISLRDVKVGGCILQSPLASGIKLLFPFQKRYLPWLDVFKNYEKLQKAALIPVYIMHGKRDQDIPYYHSVILLNALRKNFERQYKKMNTPPSHSPHESVDITSLIKFWGIANSDHNDIELANADDFYRRLRAFLMLCEDYNRG, from the exons atgaacaGTAGCGTGGAGGTGCCCCCCCTGGACGCCCTGAGCATCGCGCCGAAGGCGGGGGACGTGCAAGACGACGAGCACGTGGACGACGTAGACACCGAGCTGGAGGACAAGTACATCAAGAACTACAAGGTCACCCGGGAGAGCAAGTTCGCGTTCTTCGTGCTGGGCCTCCTGACTCTCTG cgggCTGAGGTCCTTCATCGTGAGCAAGCTGGCCTTcgcgcccccccccgtgaAGGGGTACACCGTGCAGGACAACCAGTTCCTCTACAAGAACCCCTTCAGCCGGTACGACATAAACGAGCTGCTCGAACTCAACAACGTGGGCGTCAAGTACAACCGAATAGTGAGCGGCACGGACGAAGTCGCGTCGATCCTCCTCTACAGAAAGCCACTCGACTTGAATAAGCAAACCATTCTCTATTCACATGGCAACAACACAGATATGGGTCACTCCTTCCCAGCCTACATCAATTTGATCTTCCAGACGAACGCCAACATAGTGACGTATGATTACAGCGGATACGGCTACAGCAATAAGAAGCCAACGGAAATGAATATGTataggaatataaaaatggtttACAAGTTCCTGACGGATGACCTTCATATAGATCCCATGAAAATCATTTTGTATGGCTACAGCATTGGCAGCTGTGCCAGTAGCTACTTAATTAGTCTGCGCGATGTCAAGGTGGGGGGGTGTATCTTGCAGTCTCCCCTGGCCAGCGGCATAAAGCTTCTGTTCCCCTTCCAGAAGAGGTACCTCCCATGGCTggatgtttttaaaaattatgaaaagcTACAAAAGGCGGCACTTATCCCAGTCTACATCATGCACGGGAAGAGGGACCAAGACATCCCCTATTACCATTCTGTCATTTTGCTAAACGCCCTTCGGAAAAACTTCGAGAGGCAATACAAAAAGATGAACACCCCCCCCTCACACTCTCCTCACGAGAGCGTTGACATCACCTCGCTCATCAAGTTCTGGGGCATCGCCAATTCCGACCACAACGACATTGAGCTCGCCAACGCCGACGACTTCTACCGCCGCCTCCGCGCCTTCCTCATGCTTTGCGAGGACTACAACCGGGGGTag
- a CDS encoding tRNA nucleotidyltransferase, putative (encoded by transcript PVX_091655A; Apicoplast targeted protein. Curated by Stuart Ralph, Walter and Eliza Hall Institute of Medical Research, Australia.): MQEEAYLSYLHKYVVDDRELARSGGVSKGQQGHPPPDGALQIEELITKTMRKEEEELFAFLQKVNETYKLQCTLRVVGGWVRDKFLGISNDDIDLTVDNMKGSEFCNYIKEYIQEKEKKNFNFGIIKINSDQSKHLETSSFNLFNFQVDVVNLRNEKYTEDSRIPEIIIGTPEEDALRRDFTVNALFYNLNNRRVEDYTRRGILHLKNKIICTPLDPLSTFLDDPLRIIRCIRFCGVFNFFLEKSIFDVLKNEQILKAFKKKISRSRLSSEIVKIFSQRCANIVLSLTLLNYSSYAKEIFSLPGNYFVKDEEVFERPRRKGDKVNKKGDPPAGGGLLPGSTAPGGKKKLHVGGGDPQEVREEINHEETHNAPINDEANGATPNGSLDSTGMQNGNVRPANGGIHRGEGLAQGALANSPPRGDSKVGGMTNALEAGGHFQPGESAQLSADGETDWCAEGLQYVKFFKDIEKNNLLRETFPELDYQENVNNVQLCLYLLPLKNHHVYVKKGGKTEPVVSFIIRESLKFPLKHGKFCVQIYEGFSSLYKLYKNMDVFNFLKNSTCDGKRNAHIIGDIVLFLKSVGEKWDLLLLIFFIFHKYKEVNKMFATTITAEVYLSDFAKKLYQYILKNKLQAAYNVKPFLKWPDIRHNFPQLSPNRIAEVYEQIIRFSSVHGEDEAKCIEFLKDHFKK; the protein is encoded by the exons ATGCAGGAGGAGGCCTACCTGAGCTACTTGCATAAGTATGTCGTCGACGACAGGGAGTTGGCCCGCAGCGGCGGAGTGTCGAAGGGGCAGCAGGGCCACCCCCCCCCAGATGGGGCCCTCCAAATCGAAGAGCTGATAACCAAAACGAtgaggaaggaagaagaggagctGTTCGCCTTCCTCCAAAAGGTAAACGAGACGTACAAGCTGCAGTGCACCCTGAGGGTGGTCGGAGGGTGGGTACGAGACAAATTCCTGGGCATCTCCAATGATGACATAGACCTCACAGTAGATAACATGAAGGGCTCCGAATTTTgcaattatataaaagagTACAttcaagaaaaagaaaaaaaaaacttcaattttggaattataaaaattaactcaGATCAATCCAAGCACTTAGAAACGTCTAgctttaatttgtttaatttcCAAGTGGACGTGGTAAACTTAAGGAATGAAAAATACACCGAAGACAGTCGCATCCCAGAGATAATCATTGGGACACCGGAGGAAGATGCTCTCAGAAGAGACTTCACTGTCAATGCCCTCTTCTACAATTTGAATAACCGGCGAGTGGAAGACTACACAAGAAGGggcattttacatttaaaaaataaaatcatctGCACACCACTTGACCCCTTGTCTACCTTCCTCGATGACCCTCTTCGCATAATCAGGTGCATTCGATTTTGTGGCGTCTTTAACTTCTTCTTGGAGAAATCCATTTTtgacgttttaaaaaatgaacagattTTGAAAGcgtttaaaaagaaaatctcCAGAAGTAGACTCTCCTccgaaattgtaaaaatattttcccaaaGATGTGCCAACATCGTGCTGTCCTTGACCCTCTTAAATTATAGTTCCTATGcgaaggaaattttttctcttcctggGAACTACTTCGTAAAGGATGAAGAGGTGTTTGAGAGGCCTCGGCGGAAGGGCGACAAGGTCAACAAGAAGGGGgacccccccgcggggggagggCTCCTGCCCGGCTCCACCGCGCCCGGCGgcaagaagaagctgcacgtgggggggggggacccccAAGAGGTCCGCGAAGAGATTAACCACGAAGAGACTCACAACGCTCCCATTAACGACGAGGCGAATGGTGCTACCCCCAATGGGAGCCTCGACTCAACGGGGATGCAGAACGGAAATGTGCGCCCCGCCAACGGGGGGATCCATCGCGGGGAAGGCCTCGCACAGGGGGCGCTTGCCaactccccccccaggggggacAGCAAAGTGGGCGGCATGACAAACGCGCTGGAAGCAGGGGGGCACTTCCAACCGGGGGAATCCGCCCAACTGAGTGCAGATGGAGAAACGGACTGGTGCGCGGAAGGACTGCagtatgtaaaattttttaaggaCATTGAAAAGAACAACCTGTTGAGGGAAACCTTCCCCGAGCTGGATTACCAGGAAAATGTGAACAACGTGCAACTCTGCTTGTACCTCCTGCCGCTAAAAAATCACCACGTgtatgtaaaaaagggagggaaaacCGAACCAGTCGTCAGCTTCATAATTAGGGAATCGCTGAAATTTCCTCTGAAGCATGGAAAattttgtgtgcaaataTATGAAGGGTTTAGCAGCCTGTacaaattgtacaaaaatatggacgtttttaattttttaaaaaatagcacTTGTGATGGGAAGAGGAATGCACACATCATTGGGGACATTGTGTTGTTCCTAAAAAGTGTTGGAGAGAAATGGGACTTgctgcttttaattttttttatcttccacAAATATAAGGAGGTGAATAAAATGTTCGCGACCACCATCACCGCGGAGGTGTACCTGTCGGACTTCGCCAAAAAGCTGTACCagtacattttgaaaaataaattgcagGCAGCTTACAACGTCAAGCCGTTTCTCAAGTGGCCGGACATTCGGCACAACTTCCCGCAGCTCTCGCCCAACAGAATCGCCGAGGTGTACGAGCAAATT atTCGCTTTTCCAGCGTCCACGGAGAGGACGAAGCCAAGTGCATCGAGTTTTTAAAAGACCACTTCAAGAAGTAG
- a CDS encoding hypothetical protein, conserved (encoded by transcript PVX_091645A) — MSAFKKAITYYFAIVSLFSAVFLALIGLLLLYDSDSLELHGNKAEKVKPSFICAGIYFGILIVSSIALFRGSRKTKKFQSSSS, encoded by the exons ATGTCTGCATTTAAAAAGGCCATCACGTACTACTTCGCCATAGTATCGCTCTTCTCTGCAGTCTTCTTGGCACTCATTGGTCTCCTGCTGCTGTATGACTCCGACTCGTTGGAGTTGCACGGGAATAAGGCTGAGAAGGTGAAGCCGTCCTTCATTTGCGCAGGG aTCTATTTTGGCATACTGATCGTGAGCAGCATAGCGCTATTTAGAGGCAGCCGAAAAACGAAGAAGTTTCAAAGTAGCAGCTCATAA
- a CDS encoding hypothetical protein, conserved (encoded by transcript PVX_091635A): MAKKKKQIHVNIIDLQKYYQKDDLIIDAKLPEPNRADERRKKIFEQNELVQNIEWRVLDAPSQNNKGNDDFNRREDNRNKNAPFDRGHGRKGEFSSPHGGQRSKSKQNALGGNEDDDVDFANLRSKRDEGADFASHRNRRDEDADFANVRSKREEDLDFANVRSKRDDDVDFANLRSKREEDVDFANLRIKREEDVDFANLRSKREEDVDFANVRSKREEDVDFANLRNKRDDDVDFANLRNKREEDVDFANLRSKREEDVDFANLRSKREEDVDFANLRNKRDDDVDFANLRSKRDDDVDFANLRSKRDDDVDFANLRSKRDDDVDFANVRSKRNGDVDFANVRSKREVDAARENATVSEKPYHLRRLEELRKRKKLQEKAKDSPTASRPNGDVRREHQGEEKPEEGAKKETEEGAKTEAEEKAKKEVEERAKKEADEKAKKEAEEKAKKEAEAKAKKEAEEKAKKEAEAKAKKEAEEKAKKEAEEKSTKEAEEKAKKEAEEKAKKEAEEKSTKEAEEKATKEAEAKDTQGKDAEEAAANDAKPAEGAPKKKFVPKRVIMYQLEQKEKEERNQKLLEEQKRQREMKLQLLKSRAQGSSTFIPTAKLLHMEAQKEGKQNEANKEALAGAEEGPKGATPPSKAEWSGKAEPLNKAEPLNKAEPPSKAHTQTDEGTPKMRPTSEQRKSATLIKRGSQVEQKNVKSIIEEIAEKTENAKIVEKMDIEEVTKKRREELYKKQMNKIAKRNEENEKYNNIYKHDSEGIKRFYLQVKEKIEQDHSITQDECEGLCCPLRTDECNYLESHVPLFVAIAVFILSLPQKCADEVYLKKAANLRRLFLHLKESSKIENHDEYILNDVVKICDELKYPHLSEETSLVEAAFDALLFSGVISKGSFVKWFDEDNADSELKSKAMLQLIYWHKWLTEEEPQDVEDEEEEAELEVEEAEDEEAKNEDDMQENLPKSYLFKKIKKKVF; this comes from the exons ATggcaaagaagaagaaacaaatcCACGTAAACATAATCGATTTGCAAAAGTACTACCAGAAGGATGACCTCATAATTGATGCGAAGCTACCTGAACCCAACCGGGCGGacgagaggaggaagaaaatcttTGAGCAAAATGAGCTCGTTCAGAACATCGAATGGCGGGTTCTAGATGCACCTAGCCAAAACAACAAAGGAAATGATGATTTCAATAGGAGAGAGGACAACAGGAATAAGAATGCCCCTTTTGATAGGGGCCATGGGAGGAAGGGCGAGTTCTCCTCCCCACACGGGGGGCAGAGGAGCAAGAGCAAGCAGAACGCCCTCGGTGGCAACGAAGACGATGACGTGGACTTCGCCAACCTTAGGAGCAAGCGAGACGAGGGTGCAGATTTCGCCAGCCACAGAAACAGGAGAGACGAAGATGCGGACTTTGCCAATGTTAGGAGCAAGCGGGAGGAAGACCTCGATTTTGCAAACGTAAGAAGCAAGCGGGACGACGACGTGGATTTTGCAAATCTGCGCAGCAAGCGGGAGGAAGACGTGGATTTTGCAAATCTGCGCATCAAGCGGGAGGAAGACGTGGATTTTGCGAACTTAAGAAGCAAACGGGAGGAAGACGTCGATTTCGCCAACGTAAGAAGCAAACGAGAGGAAGACGTAGACTTTGCAAATCTGCGCAACAAGCGGGACGATGATGTCGATTTTGCAAATCTGCGCAACAAGCGGGAGGAAGACGTGGATTTTGCAAATCTGCGCAGCAAGCGGGAGGAAGACGTGGATTTTGCGAACTTAAGAAGCAAACGGGAGGAAGACGTAGACTTTGCAAATCTGCGCAACAAGCGAGACGATGACGTCGATTTTGCAAATCTGCGTAGCAAGCGAGACGATGACGTCGATTTTGCAAATCTGCGTAGCAAGCGAGACGATGACGTCGATTTTGCAAATCTGCGTAGCAAGCGAGACGATGACGTCGATTTTGCCAACGTTAGAAGCAAAAGGAACGGCGACGTGGACTTCGCCAATGTTAGAAGCAAACGGGAGGTTGATGCGGCAAGGGAAAACGCGACGGTCAGCGAGAAGCCGTACCACCTTAGACGGCTAGAGGAGCTGAGGAAACGGAAGAAGCTGCAGGAGAAGGCCAAGGACAGCCCGACGGCCAGCCGCCCCAACGGGGATGTCCGTCGTGAGCaccagggggaggagaagcccGAGGAGGGGGCAAAGAAGGAGACCGAGGAAGGGGCAAAGACAGAGGCggaggaaaaggcaaagaagGAGGTTGAGGAAAGggccaaaaaggaggcagaCGAGAAGGCCAAGAAGGAGGCGGAAGAAAAggccaaaaaggaggcagaaGCGAAggccaaaaaggaagcagaggaaaaggccaaaaaggaagcagaagcgaaggccaaaaaggaggcagaagaaaaggccaaaaaggaggcagaaGAAAAGTCCACTAAGGAGGCGGAAGAAAAggccaaaaaggaggcagaagaaaaggccaaaaaggaggcagaaGAAAAGTCCACTAAGGAGGCGGAAGAAAAGGCCACTAAGGAGGCGGAAGCGAAGGATACGCAGGGAAAAGACGCCGAAGAGGCTGCCGCGAACGACGCGAAACCAGCCGAGGGCGCGCCGAAGAAGAAGTTCGTGCCGAAGAGAGTCATCATGTACCAGCtggagcagaaggagaaggaggagagaaaCCAGAAGCTTCTGGAGGAGCAGAAGAGGCAGAGGGAGATGAAGTTGCAGCTGCTTAAGAGTAGAGCCCAAGGGTCGTCAACGTTCATACCAACGGCGAAGCTGTTGCACATGGAGGCCCAAAAGGAGGGCAAACAAAATGAGGCCAACAAGGAGGCGCTCGCTGGAGCGGAAGAGGGCCCCAAGGGAGCAACCCCCCCGAGTAAAGCGGAATGGTCCGGCAAAGCGGAACCGCTCAACAAAGCAGAACCGCTCAACAAAGCAGAACCGCCCAGCAAAGCACACACCCAGACGGATGAGGGCACCCCCAAAATGAGACCCACCAGTGAGCAAAGGAAAAGCGCCACGTTGATCAAGCGAGGCAGTCAAGTGGAGCAAAAGAATGTAAAAAGCATCATAGAGGAAATTGcggaaaaaacagaaaacgCAAAGATTGTAGAGAAAATGGACATTGAGGAAGTGACAAAGAAGAGAAGAGAGgagttatataaaaaacaaatgaacaaaattgccaaaagaaatgaagaaaatgaaaaatataataatatatataagcatGACTCGGAGGGAATTAAGAGGTTTTACTTGcaagtgaaagaaaaaattgagcagGACCACTCCATCACTCAGGACGAGTGCGAGGGGTTGTGTTGCCCCCTCCGCACGGACGAAT gcaACTACCTGGAGAGCCACGTGCCCCTCTTCGTGGCGATAgccgtttttattttaagccTCCCCCAGAAGTGCGCTGACGAGGTGTACCTGAAGAAGGCGGCCAATTTGAGGCGTCTCTTTCTTCACCTGAAGGAG agcagCAAAATTGAAAACCACGACGAGTACATCCTAAACGACGTCGTAAAGATTTGTGACG AACTGAAGTACCCGCACCTGTCCGAGGAGACCTCCCTGGTGGAAGCTGCCTTCGACGCGCTTCTCTTCTCCGGCGTTATCTCCAAGGGGTCATTTGTGAAG tggtTCGACGAGGACAACGCAGACTCGGAGCTGAAGAGCAAAGCCATGCTGCAG CTGATCTACTGGCACAAATGGCTCACCGAGGAAGAGCCGCAGGACGttgaagacgaagaagaggaagcagaACTGGaggtggaagaagcggaggatGAGGAAGCCAAAAATGAAGACGACATGCAGGAGAACCTCCCCAAGAGTTACCTCTTcaaaaagataaagaagaaaGTTTTCtga
- a CDS encoding 2,3-bisphosphoglycerate-dependent phosphoglycerate mutase, putative (encoded by transcript PVX_091640A), which produces MTTYTLVLLRHGESTWNKENKFTGWTDVPLSEQGEQEAIAAGNYLKEKNFRFDVVYTSVLKRAITTTWNVLKTGDMLHVPVIKTWRLNERHYGSLQGLNKSETAKKYGEEQVKIWRRSYDIPPPKLDKEDSRWPGHNVVYKNVPKDTLPFTECLKDTVERVLPFWFDHIAPDILANKKVLVSAHGNSLRGLVKHLDSLTEADVLELNIPTGVPLVYELDENLKPIKHYYLLDSEELKKKMDEVANQGKAK; this is translated from the exons ATGACGACATACACGTTGGTTCTACTAAGGCATG GTGAAAGCACTTGGAACAAGGAGAACAAATTCACCGGCTGGACGGACGTGCCCCTGAGTGAACAGGGAGAGCAGGAGGCCAT agcCGCGGGAAACTacctgaaggagaagaactTCCGCTTCGACGTGGTGTACACGTCGGTGCTGAAGAGAGCCATCACCACCACATGGAATGTGCTCAAGACGGGAGACATGCTGCACGTCCCAGTTATTAAAACGTGGAGACTAAACGAAAGGCATTACGGATCCCTACAAGGACTCAACAAATCGGAAACAGCCAAAAAATACGGAGAGGAACAAGTAAAAATTTGGAGGAGATCCTATGACATCCCTCCTCCTAAGCTAGACAAAGAGGATAGTAGGTGGCCAGGACACAACGTCGTTTATAAGAACGTGCCAAAGGATACGCTACCCTTTACAGAATGTTTGAAGGACACCGTCGAAAGAGTTTTGCCCTTCTGGTTCGATCACATAGCACCTGATATTTtggcaaataaaaaggtCCTCGTGTCTGCACATGGAAATAGCTTGAGAGGGCTAGTGAAACATTTGGATAGCTTAACTGAAGCTGACGTGTTGGAGCTGAACATCCCCACGGGTGTTCCCCTAGTCTACGAGTTAGATGAAAATCTGAAGCCCATTAAACATTACTACTTGCTGGACAGCGAGGAGCTCAAGAAGAAAATGGACGAAGTGGCCAACCAGGGGAAGGCCAAGTGA
- a CDS encoding RNA splicing protein MRS2, mitochondrial precursor, putative (encoded by transcript PVX_091650A), whose protein sequence is MFPWNQLTHCRCRLTYLCIRRSTGSVSTRWLANLTDNKIESASFSKKNFNNVLMQNIRITQDGQIKCERFFFSKYSLPYVLNIPVSDLRLIDSSNNHNPTLLVRKDMILLRTGFISCVIRFNELWMFEPKNPLVVKAANLVKKNFKRKGDLAGEEGQEQPNGQARGVASCFEGKGHGDAASLCPVDSTPHCPVDAASHHPVDTPQECPSPDELNHVNVKNHFYKHKANIFFEFLCLDICMQLSIKEYEEDLYRLNEQIRGIILQQRKEESKEINILTNSLLRDMMKIKNNLQKFSNLLNALRNSIERVLNNHVDMANMYLTCMKGNASRGGSSPTDNGGGPTPVRDCTDLEIVLETHLQLTDELYRELENVEEKITHYEELMRLNLDYNRNKFILLNVKISFATLFFSVSSVITSLFGMNLKNFCEESDYVFFVVSLSVCVSSFLGMHLTRNINAILRFFDRYGAK, encoded by the exons atGTTCCCGTGGAACCAATTAACTCACTGCAGATGTAGACTGACCTATTTGTGTATACGAAGATCGACTGGCAGCGTGTCCACAAGATGGCTAGCCAATTTAACCGACAATAAAATCGAGAGTGCCtctttttctaaaaaaaacttcaacaATGTGTTAATGCAAAATATTAGGATTACGCAGGATGGGCAGATAAAGTGCGAGCGGTTCTTCTTTTCCAAGTACAGCCTGCCCTACGTTTTGA ACATCCCCGTGAGCGACCTGCGCCTGATCGACTCGAGCAACAACCACAACCCCACCCTGCTGGTGCGGAAGGACATGATCCTCCTACGCACGGGCTTCATCAGCTGCGTGATTAGGTTCAACGAGCTGTGGATGTTCGAGCCGAAGAACCCCCTGGTGGTGAAGGCCGCCAACTTGGTTAAGAAGAATTTTAAGAGGAAAGGCGACTTGGCCGGTGAGGAGGGGCAAGAGCAGCCAAATGGGCAGGCGCGGGGTGTAGCGAGTTGCTTCGAGGGGAAGGGCCACGGAGATGCTGCTTCGCTTTGCCCTGTGGACAGCACTCCGCACTGCCCCGTGGACGCCGCTTCTCACCACCCCGTTGACACCCCCCAGGAGTGCCCCTCGCCGGACGAGCTAAACCACGTGAACGTGAAGAACCATTTCTACAAGCACAAGGCGAACATCTTCTTCGAGTTCCTCTGCCTGGACATCTGCATGCAGCTTTCCATAAAGGAGTACGAGGAAGACCTCTACCGCCTGAACGAGCAAATCAGGGGAATCATCTTGCAACAACGGAAGGAAGAAAGCAAAGAAATAAACATCCTGACGAATAGCCTCCTTAGAGATATGATGAAGATTAAAAACAACTTGCAGAAGTTTTCCAATCTGTTGAATGCCCTGCGGAACAGCATCGAGAGGGTTTTAAATAACCACGTCGATATGGCAAACATGTATTTGACGTGTATGAAGGGGAATGCAAGCAGGGGAGGGAGTAGTCCCACCGATAATGGCGGTGGACCCACCCCCGTGCGGGACTGCACCGACTTAGAAATCGTTTTGGAGACCCACTTACAGCTAACGGATGAGCTCTACAGAGAGCTAGAAAATGTGGAAGAGAAAATCACCCACTATGAAGAGCTGATGAGACTTAACTTAGATTACAATCGAAacaaattcattttgttaaatgttAAGATTTCTTTTGCcactttgttcttttctgTTTCTTCTGTCATTACAAGTCTCTTCGGCatgaacttaaaaaatttttgcgaAGAGAGCGACTACGTGTTTTTCGTCGTGTCCCTTTCCGTCTGCGTGTCTTCCTTCCTTGGGATGCACCTCACGCGGAACATCAACGCCATTCTCCGCTTCTTCGACCGGTACGGCGCGAAGTAG